The proteins below come from a single Xiphophorus hellerii strain 12219 chromosome 14, Xiphophorus_hellerii-4.1, whole genome shotgun sequence genomic window:
- the LOC116732351 gene encoding macrophage mannose receptor 1-like: MQWTLLLLIWMGQYCVIVCQLYEFHYINENKTWTEAQQYCRENHTDLATVTNMKDMKRLINILPGDWRGAWIGLYGQTDGTRKWHWSVPGLEFNESEKNWNQGEPNDATGWQNCGIIWKSLKWGDLSCNEPRYFLCYDDRNSSKKYHLIQEMKTWTEAQSYCREKHTDLISGTKQLQDEEVEKETSSVGNNTYILIGLFRDTWRWSDGSSFSFRNWRKGFDIQINYSGRCATTVFNDGVRWRNENCNEKKPFICYDDEVILIKENKNWEDALTYCRDHHDDLVTITNMDDQIWIQEKVKNASTPFVWMGLSYACTLDLWFWVSDEMVRYQNWAKGEPMDDCDMSGAMETRGKHQWFKRNDTEKFNFICSK, translated from the exons ATGCAGTggactctgctgctgctcatttGGATGG gtcaatatTGTGTGATTGTTTGTCAGCTGTATGAATTTCACTACATTAATGAGAATAAAACCTGGACTGAAGCTCAGCAGTACTGCAGAGAGAATCACACTGACCTGGCCACAGTGACTAACATGAAGGACATGAAGAGACTCATCAACATTTTACCTGGAGATTGGAGGGGAGCCTGGATTGGTCTGTATGGTCAAACAGATGGTACCAGAAAGTGGCACTGGTCTGTTCCTGGACTGGAGTTCAATGAAAGTGAGAAAAACTGGAACCAAGGAGAACCAAATGATGCAACTGGGTGGCAGAACTGTGGAATCATATGGAAGAGCCTGAAGTGGGGAGACCTGTCCTGTAATGAGCCTCGATATTTTCTCTGCTATGATG ACAGAAATTCATCCAAGAAATATCACTTGATTCAAGAAATGAAAACTTGGACAGAAGCTCAGAgttactgcagagagaaacacacagaccTGATCAGTGGAACGAAGCAACTACAGGATGAAGAAGTGGAGAAAGAAACCAGCTCTGTGGGAAataatacatacattttaattgGTCTGTTCAGAGACACCTGGAGGTGGTCAGATGGAAGCAGCTTCTCTTTCAGAAACTGGAGAAAAGGGTTTGACATTCAGATAAACTACAGTGGTCGATGTGCCACGACTGTGTTTAATGATGGAGTCAGATGGAGGAATGAGAACTGTAATGAGAAAAAACCTTTCATCTGTTATGATG ATGAAGTGATCCtgatcaaagaaaataaaaactgggaGGACGCCTTGACCTACTGCAGAGATCATCATGATGACCTGGTCACCATCACCAACATGGATGATCAAATATGGATCCAGGAGAAAGTCAAGAACGCATCTACTCCTTTTGTCTGGATGGGACTGAGCTACGCCTGCACTCTGGATTTGTGGTTCTGGGTCAGTGATGAGATGGTCAGATATCAGAACTGGGCCAAAGGTGAACCGATGGACGACTGTGACATGTCTGGAGCCATGGAGACGAGAGGAAAACATCAGTGGTTCAAAAGAAATGATACTGAGAAGTTTAATTTCATCTGTTCTAAGTAA
- the LOC116732345 gene encoding GTPase IMAP family member 7-like translates to MRRIVILGKTGSGKSSVANTIFGEDQFTVSHDSISATSSCEAKTKSLNGIKTTLIDTPGFFDTNKPEEKLRPEIVKCITECSPGPHAFLIVLKLERFTELENKIIEQITQNFSEEVFNFATVVFTHGDDLQEGQKIKDYVSPNVFLSALVKKCGGRCHVIDNKYWKNPSDETYRSNAHQVKEILKSVEEIVKANNGNCYTNEMLLVVEEMKRQEEKRLAQSPEKMSEEEIRQKAKSSVCDILNKAVGITTGALLGALFGVAVTAVVAKAIIDLASKLKETLSLLGLVVPVAAPVATSGAAAGTAGIKAGAVGLVVGAAAGAAVGAYKGYQAAEESETPWGAMKKTAEAVCSSGKDAIQQIEKFSAEYQNLSFQ, encoded by the coding sequence ATGAGACGAATCGTGATCCTTGGAAAAACTGGATCTGGGAAAAGCAGTGTTGCAAACACTATATTTGGAGAAGACCAGTTCACCGTGAGCCATGATTCCATCTCTGCTACAAGTTCATGTGAAGCAAAAACTAAATCACTCAATGGAATAAAAACCACTCTGATTGACACACCTGGATTCTTTGATACAAACAAACCTGAAGAAAAACTAAGACCTGAAATAGTGAAATGTATCACAGAGTGTTCACCTGGGCCGCACGCTTTCCTCATTGTGCTAAAACTAGAAAGATTTACAGAGCTGGAAAACAAGATCATTGAACAAATAACCCAGAACTTCTCTGAAGAAGTGTTCAACTTTGCAACAGTTGTTTTTACTCATGGAGATGATCTCCAAGAAGGGCAAAAAATCAAAGATTATGTGAgcccaaatgtatttttgagtGCATTAGTGAAAAAATGTGGTGGTCGGTGCCATGTGATAGATAATAAATACTGGAAAAATCCCTCAGATGAGACATACAGGAGCAACGCCCACCAGGTGAAAGAGATACTGAAATCAGTTGAAGAGATTGTGAAGGCAAACAATGGAAACTGCTACACAAACGAGATGCTGCTAGTAGTAGAGGAAATGAAACGACAGGAAGAGAAGCGTCTTGCACAGTCCccagaaaaaatgtcagaagaaGAAATCAGGCAGAAAGCTAAAAGCAGCGtgtgtgatattttaaataaagcagtGGGTATTACAACAGGTGCACTGCTGGGAGCACTTTTTGGTGTAGCTGTCACTGCTGTAGTAGCTAAAGCCATTATTGATTTAGCAAGTAAGCTAAAAGAAACACTCTCACTGCTAGGACTAGTAGTTCCAGTTGCAgcaccagtggcaacatctggtgCTGCAGCTGGAACTGCTGGCATCAAAGCAGGAGCAGTAGGATTGGTTGTAGGTGCAGCTGCCGGAGCAGCGGTTGGTGCATATAAAGGATATCAGGCTGCAGAGGAATCAGAAACACCATGGGGAGCAATGAAGAAGACGGCAGAAGCTGTTTGTTCTTCAGGAAAGGATGCCATACAACAAATTGAAAAGTTCAGCGCAGAGTATCAAAACCTATCTtttcaatga